One window from the genome of Sporosarcina sp. 6E9 encodes:
- a CDS encoding DUF2268 domain-containing protein gives MRNSAVIQTQTWLYKFLHACSEKSEENSYVLQCKMLCAPIVKLFPEVNPEELQYELLTHGLFDPDNWADLRNQVKILEQRKIWKIVEQEYLFLKNLWKGPEVAIYIYPLNTVTLHRNEKAPTKNGLAYKGALFLFITEGLRIEEIKALLAHEYNHVCRLNYLGLATETIPLKDSLIIEGFGEFAVKELYGERWLAPWTDFYSFKESKGIWTKHFIPNLNLRGTKNHQLYLYGKTRSPFPKWIGYHIGYQIVDSFHRQHGPFNNSALYRKSSDEIIAGSNFPLN, from the coding sequence ATGAGAAACTCGGCAGTTATTCAAACACAAACATGGCTTTATAAATTTTTACATGCATGTTCGGAGAAATCGGAAGAAAATTCATACGTCCTTCAATGTAAGATGCTTTGTGCACCGATTGTGAAGCTATTTCCTGAAGTAAATCCGGAAGAATTGCAATATGAACTTCTAACTCATGGATTATTTGATCCTGATAATTGGGCGGATCTTAGAAATCAAGTTAAGATATTGGAACAGCGAAAGATTTGGAAGATTGTTGAACAGGAATATCTTTTTTTGAAAAATTTATGGAAAGGCCCAGAGGTAGCCATCTATATTTATCCGCTGAATACGGTGACTCTCCATAGGAATGAAAAAGCACCTACGAAAAATGGTTTAGCGTATAAAGGTGCCTTGTTTCTATTTATTACTGAGGGGCTTAGAATTGAGGAAATCAAGGCATTATTAGCGCATGAATACAACCATGTTTGTCGATTAAACTATTTAGGATTAGCAACTGAAACAATCCCATTAAAGGATTCGCTCATTATTGAAGGCTTTGGGGAGTTTGCAGTGAAAGAATTATACGGAGAACGGTGGCTTGCGCCGTGGACTGACTTTTATTCATTCAAAGAGTCAAAAGGAATATGGACCAAACACTTCATTCCGAACTTAAATTTGCGGGGGACTAAAAACCATCAACTTTATTTGTATGGGAAGACGAGAAGCCCTTTTCCTAAATGGATTGGCTATCATATAGGTTATCAAATTGTTGATTCATTCCACAGACAGCACGGCCCGTTTAACAATTCAGCGTTATATCGAAAGTCATCTGATGAGATCATCGCAGGATCCAACTTTCCTTTAAATTAA
- a CDS encoding sensor histidine kinase has protein sequence MQKVNQIYHFISSSSSSKIRLVLLFRYSSLLLTSFFFLLGPQSPFIFKALVVVALVVAAGILTDLQRKYVGNDKVLRLIVLTETIGLTLLLIPTGGISSPFIWYALNPVIVAASFLTPLFCWVALTFYLGSATLIAYALFPTDSMVAILQEKSYFYLVCLLITLLASLFSSLTKELSSKATILKEQHEELLTVNKELIETNGKYEETLDHIMSLYHLMDNFSSKSSPQKLADEITTSLLKFTQSEATFVWLTDLNHSTSYLSTSSQNANLESSLKKEWTSIRGTRAPFIRSLNDKFYLMRVIRTSKKIGVLGVQIRSSSIDTLSYLLKNTFEFLTELSEIMLERVFLDKIMEKTVIIEEQNRIANEIHDSVSQRLFGIVYSLHGLQAKSRNLSSEQLNEEYQFLSQSANLTIKELRAAIFRLSSIKKGEKPFFARLRTYLDDFAKLNDIRIDYQISGNEINMPTELKQGIYRIVSEACGNAVRHGECHVIHVKLDLLAEKTVLVIQDDGIGIKTHGNNDKKIKGIGLYNMQNIVRSLDGKFSITQRHQGGTEVIVDIPYTTKIIQEVIG, from the coding sequence ATGCAAAAGGTTAATCAGATTTACCACTTCATCAGTAGTAGCTCGTCTAGCAAGATTCGTTTAGTACTCTTATTTCGGTACAGTTCACTCTTACTAACATCATTCTTTTTTTTACTCGGACCACAGTCTCCATTTATCTTTAAGGCTTTGGTCGTTGTTGCACTTGTTGTAGCTGCTGGTATATTGACTGATTTACAAAGGAAGTATGTCGGAAATGATAAAGTGCTAAGACTTATCGTTTTGACTGAAACAATTGGATTAACGTTGTTGTTAATTCCAACGGGAGGTATTTCTAGTCCGTTTATCTGGTATGCGCTCAATCCAGTAATTGTTGCGGCAAGTTTTCTGACGCCATTGTTTTGTTGGGTTGCCTTAACTTTTTATCTTGGAAGTGCTACTTTGATTGCCTACGCATTATTTCCAACCGACAGTATGGTGGCAATCTTGCAAGAAAAGTCATACTTCTACCTGGTTTGTTTATTAATCACATTACTTGCAAGTTTGTTTTCTAGCCTAACGAAAGAATTGAGTTCGAAAGCAACCATCTTAAAAGAGCAGCATGAAGAACTCTTAACTGTAAATAAAGAACTGATTGAAACGAATGGTAAATATGAAGAAACATTAGATCACATCATGTCCCTTTACCATCTTATGGATAACTTTTCTTCTAAAAGTAGTCCGCAAAAACTGGCTGATGAAATTACGACGTCTTTGCTCAAATTCACGCAAAGCGAGGCTACTTTTGTGTGGTTGACTGATTTGAATCATAGCACTAGCTATCTTTCTACATCCAGCCAAAATGCTAACCTAGAAAGTAGCCTAAAGAAAGAATGGACTAGCATTCGCGGAACACGAGCGCCTTTTATCCGCAGCTTGAATGATAAATTCTATTTGATGCGAGTGATCAGAACTTCTAAAAAAATTGGCGTTTTGGGTGTTCAAATTAGAAGTTCAAGTATTGATACGCTCTCCTACCTGCTTAAAAATACGTTTGAATTTTTAACAGAACTCAGTGAGATCATGTTAGAAAGAGTTTTTTTAGATAAAATCATGGAAAAGACAGTGATTATCGAAGAACAAAACCGCATCGCCAATGAAATTCACGACAGCGTGTCCCAGAGATTGTTCGGTATCGTTTATTCCCTACACGGTTTGCAGGCGAAAAGTCGCAACCTATCAAGCGAACAATTAAATGAGGAATATCAATTTCTTTCACAGTCTGCCAATTTAACCATCAAAGAACTTAGGGCAGCGATATTTCGTTTAAGTTCCATTAAAAAAGGTGAAAAACCCTTTTTTGCTCGCTTAAGAACTTATTTAGATGACTTTGCGAAGCTCAATGATATTCGAATCGACTACCAAATTTCGGGAAATGAAATAAATATGCCTACCGAATTAAAACAAGGGATTTATCGAATTGTTAGCGAGGCTTGTGGAAATGCTGTTCGCCACGGGGAATGTCATGTGATTCATGTGAAATTAGATCTCCTTGCAGAAAAAACCGTATTAGTTATCCAAGATGACGGTATCGGGATTAAGACGCATGGTAACAACGATAAAAAAATAAAAGGGATCGGCTTATACAATATGCAAAACATCGTTCGGTCATTGGACGGTAAATTCTCAATCACCCAAAGGCACCAGGGGGGTACGGAAGTAATTGTAGACATTCCATATACAACGAAAATAATACAGGAGGTAATCGGCTAA
- the yhbH gene encoding sporulation protein YhbH, translated as MNQKENDLFIVSQENWSLHRKGYQDQDRHMEKVKEAIKNNLPDLISEESIILSNGQEVIKIPIRSLDEYKIRYDNDKSKHVGQGNGDSQIGDVVASDGGKSASEGAGKGREAGDQPGQDYYETEISMTEVEEVLFKELELPDLEEKEQTEIVSEDIEFNDIRKKGLIGNIDKKRTILTAIKRNAIKGKAEISPIHSDDLRFKTWNEVENPESQAVVLAMMDTSGSMGTFQKYIARSFFFWMTRFLRTKYETVEIEFIAHHTEAKVVSEEDFFTKGESGGTRCSSAYLTALNLIEEKYNPARYNIYPFHFSDGENMSSDNNLCIDLVGKLMKVSNMFGYGEVNAYSRYSTLMNTYKKIEDPKFRHYVLKENRDVYHALKSFFQNKSEGFD; from the coding sequence ATGAACCAGAAAGAAAATGATCTTTTTATTGTCTCACAGGAAAATTGGTCTCTTCATCGGAAAGGTTATCAAGATCAGGACCGCCATATGGAGAAAGTGAAAGAAGCGATTAAGAATAACTTGCCGGATTTGATCAGCGAGGAAAGCATCATCTTATCGAATGGGCAAGAAGTCATTAAAATTCCAATCCGCTCATTAGATGAATATAAAATTCGCTATGATAATGATAAGTCGAAGCATGTTGGCCAAGGAAACGGCGATAGTCAAATAGGCGATGTTGTGGCAAGTGACGGCGGAAAGTCGGCTAGTGAGGGGGCAGGGAAAGGAAGAGAAGCAGGAGATCAACCAGGGCAAGATTATTATGAAACAGAAATCTCCATGACAGAAGTCGAGGAAGTGCTTTTCAAAGAGCTTGAACTTCCTGACCTAGAAGAAAAAGAACAGACAGAAATCGTTTCAGAGGATATCGAATTTAATGATATTCGGAAAAAAGGACTTATCGGTAATATTGATAAAAAACGTACGATTTTAACAGCCATAAAACGAAATGCAATCAAAGGGAAAGCTGAAATCTCGCCGATCCATTCAGACGATTTACGCTTTAAAACTTGGAATGAGGTAGAAAATCCGGAATCTCAAGCCGTTGTGCTTGCGATGATGGATACGAGTGGCTCGATGGGAACTTTTCAAAAATATATTGCACGAAGTTTCTTCTTCTGGATGACTCGCTTTCTACGCACGAAATACGAAACTGTAGAAATTGAATTTATCGCCCATCATACAGAAGCGAAAGTTGTATCTGAGGAAGACTTTTTTACGAAAGGTGAAAGTGGTGGCACGAGGTGTTCATCCGCTTATTTAACTGCTTTGAATCTAATTGAAGAAAAATACAACCCAGCCCGGTATAATATTTATCCATTTCATTTTTCAGACGGTGAAAATATGTCGTCCGACAATAATTTGTGCATCGATCTTGTTGGGAAATTAATGAAAGTATCGAATATGTTCGGTTACGGGGAAGTCAATGCCTATAGCCGCTATTCTACCTTGATGAACACGTATAAAAAAATCGAGGACCCGAAGTTTCGGCATTATGTTTTAAAGGAAAATCGTGACGTGTATCATGCGTTAAAAAGCTTTTTTCAAAATAAATCGGAAGGATTCGATTAA
- a CDS encoding PrkA family serine protein kinase, with translation MGILNKVRNFREEEDRLQWEGTFEEYLNLLKERKEVAQTAHSRVYNMIKSAGVTENDGSKLYNFFGEEIFGLEESIQRLVEEYFHPAAKRLDVRKRILLLMGPVSGGKSTIVTMLKRGLEQYSKTDEGAVYAIKGCPMHEDPLHLIPVHLRDDFHEEYGIRIEGSLSPLNAMRLEQEYGGEIENVLVKRIFFAEDKRVGIGTYTPSDPKSQDIADLTGSIDFSTIAEFGSESDPRAYRFDGELNKANRGIMEFQEMLKLDEKFLWLLLSLTQEGNFKAGRFALISADELIVAHTNETEYRSFISNKKNEALHSRIIVMPIPYNLKVHQEERIYEKMINDSEMDHIHIAPHALRVAAIFSILTRLKDSKKAGVDLLKKMRLYDGENVEGFNRVNVDDLKNEFPDEGMDGIDPRYVINRISSAIIQKEVPAINALDVLRSLKDGLDQHASISNEDRERYLNFIGIARREYDDIAKKEVQKAFVYSYEESAKTLVDNYLDNVEAYCNKNKMRDLLTGEEMNPDEKLMRSIEEQIGVSENAKKAFREEILIRISAYARKGTRFDYNSHARLREAVEKKLFSDLKDIVKITTSSQTPDESQLKKINEVVASLINEYGYNSISANELLRYVGSLLNR, from the coding sequence ATGGGTATATTAAATAAGGTAAGGAATTTCAGAGAAGAAGAAGACAGACTTCAATGGGAGGGCACATTTGAGGAGTATTTAAACCTATTGAAGGAACGAAAAGAAGTCGCCCAAACTGCCCATTCACGTGTTTATAATATGATTAAAAGTGCTGGGGTGACTGAAAATGACGGCAGTAAGTTGTACAACTTTTTCGGTGAAGAAATCTTTGGTCTGGAAGAATCAATACAACGACTGGTAGAGGAATATTTTCACCCGGCAGCTAAAAGACTCGATGTCCGTAAACGGATTTTGTTATTAATGGGTCCGGTCAGTGGTGGGAAATCGACAATCGTCACGATGTTGAAACGTGGACTTGAACAATATTCAAAAACAGATGAGGGCGCGGTTTATGCGATTAAAGGCTGTCCGATGCACGAAGATCCACTTCATTTAATCCCGGTTCATTTGCGTGACGACTTTCACGAAGAGTACGGCATACGAATTGAAGGCAGTTTGTCGCCGCTGAACGCCATGCGGCTTGAACAGGAGTACGGCGGAGAAATTGAAAATGTCCTGGTGAAACGAATCTTTTTCGCGGAAGATAAACGTGTCGGCATTGGAACGTATACGCCTTCCGATCCGAAATCTCAAGATATTGCGGACTTGACAGGCAGCATCGACTTTTCGACAATTGCGGAATTTGGTTCAGAATCAGACCCACGTGCTTACCGTTTTGACGGCGAATTAAATAAAGCGAACCGAGGCATCATGGAGTTTCAGGAAATGTTGAAGTTGGATGAAAAGTTCCTTTGGCTTTTATTGTCATTGACGCAAGAAGGAAATTTCAAAGCTGGTAGATTCGCATTGATAAGCGCGGATGAACTAATTGTCGCGCATACGAATGAAACGGAATATCGCTCCTTTATATCAAATAAGAAAAATGAGGCGCTCCATTCAAGAATTATCGTCATGCCGATTCCTTATAACTTAAAAGTGCATCAAGAAGAGCGGATTTATGAAAAAATGATTAATGATAGTGAAATGGACCATATTCATATTGCACCGCATGCATTGCGCGTCGCAGCCATCTTTTCGATATTGACGAGATTAAAGGATTCAAAAAAAGCAGGAGTCGATCTTCTTAAGAAAATGCGACTTTATGACGGTGAAAACGTCGAAGGCTTTAATCGAGTGAATGTGGACGATTTGAAAAATGAGTTCCCTGATGAAGGCATGGACGGGATTGATCCGCGATATGTTATTAACCGGATTTCATCGGCGATTATTCAAAAGGAAGTCCCGGCGATCAATGCGCTTGATGTCCTACGTTCTTTAAAAGACGGACTTGACCAACATGCATCGATTTCGAATGAAGACCGTGAAAGGTATTTGAATTTCATCGGAATTGCAAGACGCGAATACGACGATATCGCGAAGAAAGAAGTCCAAAAGGCTTTCGTTTATTCATATGAGGAATCAGCGAAAACTTTAGTTGACAATTATCTGGATAACGTAGAAGCTTATTGCAATAAAAATAAGATGAGAGACTTGCTTACTGGGGAAGAGATGAATCCAGACGAAAAGCTCATGCGTTCGATCGAAGAACAAATTGGCGTGTCTGAAAACGCGAAAAAAGCATTCAGGGAAGAGATCCTCATTCGGATTTCGGCATATGCTCGCAAAGGGACTCGGTTTGATTACAATTCTCATGCGCGATTACGAGAAGCAGTGGAAAAGAAATTATTTTCGGATTTGAAAGACATTGTAAAAATCACGACATCCTCACAAACGCCAGACGAGTCACAGCTGAAAAAGATTAACGAAGTCGTTGCAAGCTTGATCAATGAATATGGCTATAATTCAATTTCTGCCAATGAATTACTACGTTATGTTGGAAGTTTATTAAACCGATAA
- a CDS encoding SpoVR family protein — MELKSLHYAIDEITEIATDFGLDFYPMRYEICPAHIIYTFGAYGMPTRFTHWSFGKQFHKMKLHYDLGLSQIYELVINSNPCYAFLLDTNSLIQNKLIIAHVLAHCDFFKNNVRFSNTRSDMVESMTATAERIANYEVVHGKDEVERFLDAILAVQEHVDPSIIKRDRAAEGLKEEADKKKVSRKGPYDDLWGLDDKEDDVIDPSQSRKKNPSKPEKDILLFIEQNSRELEEWQRDILTMMREEMLYFWPQLETKIMNEGWASFWHQRILREMELTSDESIEFAKLNADVVQPSKTGINPYYLGLKIFEDIEKRYNQPSAEMMKYGAKPNSGREKIYEVREVESDISFIRNYLTKELVQQEDLYLFEKKGKEYQITSKEYEGVRDQLINMRVNGGFPYIVVKDGDYLRNGELYLEHRYEQTELDINYLENVLPYIYQLWGRIVHIETTVNRRKVVFSYGGKKVHRAYI; from the coding sequence ATGGAGTTAAAATCGCTGCATTACGCAATCGATGAAATTACTGAGATTGCCACCGATTTCGGTCTCGATTTTTATCCGATGCGCTATGAAATTTGTCCTGCTCATATTATTTATACATTTGGCGCATACGGCATGCCGACAAGATTTACGCACTGGAGTTTCGGGAAACAGTTTCATAAAATGAAATTGCATTATGATCTTGGATTAAGCCAAATCTATGAACTCGTCATTAATTCGAATCCGTGTTATGCATTTTTATTGGACACGAATAGCTTGATTCAAAATAAGTTGATCATCGCCCATGTTCTTGCCCATTGTGATTTCTTCAAAAATAATGTGCGTTTCTCGAATACACGATCAGACATGGTGGAAAGCATGACGGCCACCGCTGAGCGCATCGCCAACTATGAAGTCGTTCACGGAAAAGACGAGGTAGAGCGCTTTCTGGATGCTATATTAGCGGTTCAAGAGCATGTTGACCCATCGATTATCAAGCGGGACAGAGCGGCTGAAGGGCTGAAAGAAGAAGCGGATAAGAAAAAAGTGAGTCGAAAAGGACCCTACGATGACTTATGGGGATTGGATGACAAAGAAGACGATGTGATTGACCCAAGTCAAAGCAGAAAGAAAAACCCTTCCAAACCCGAGAAAGATATTTTGTTATTCATTGAACAAAATAGTCGTGAACTCGAAGAATGGCAACGCGATATATTAACGATGATGCGGGAAGAGATGTTGTATTTTTGGCCGCAACTTGAAACGAAAATCATGAATGAAGGATGGGCTTCGTTTTGGCACCAACGAATTTTACGGGAGATGGAACTGACATCTGACGAATCGATTGAGTTCGCGAAGCTGAATGCAGATGTCGTGCAACCATCCAAAACAGGGATTAATCCGTACTATTTAGGATTGAAAATATTTGAAGATATTGAAAAACGGTATAATCAGCCATCCGCCGAAATGATGAAATACGGTGCTAAGCCGAATAGCGGTCGGGAGAAAATATATGAAGTCAGGGAAGTGGAGTCGGATATTTCCTTCATCCGCAATTATTTAACAAAGGAACTTGTCCAACAAGAAGATCTTTATCTATTTGAAAAAAAGGGGAAGGAATATCAAATAACCAGTAAGGAATATGAAGGTGTAAGAGACCAACTGATCAATATGCGGGTAAATGGTGGATTCCCATATATCGTCGTGAAAGATGGGGACTATTTACGAAATGGAGAACTTTACTTGGAACATCGTTATGAGCAAACGGAGCTTGATATTAACTATTTGGAAAATGTCCTTCCGTATATATACCAATTATGGGGACGCATTGTGCATATCGAAACGACTGTGAATAGAAGGAAGGTCGTCTTTTCATATGGCGGCAAGAAGGTCCACCGTGCTTATATTTAA
- a CDS encoding SAM-dependent methyltransferase, with translation MTIKNNDRLLRINTTSLSEEPSQSVHYNHYEATPYIVLDALFNTYKLKKSDGLVDYGCGKGRVMFYVHSRFNIPVTGVEMNDQLCHKALTNMTHYLQKTKGKSPAIRVTRCKAEEYAVDERENRFYFFNPFSTEIFMKTVNNILKSVEEHPREVDIILYYPIPEYVEYLETSTPFNLYREVQIPGLYKINNDERFLIYRHGI, from the coding sequence ATGACCATCAAGAATAATGACCGTCTACTTCGAATAAATACAACGAGTTTGAGCGAGGAACCGAGCCAATCCGTTCATTATAATCATTATGAAGCAACGCCGTATATCGTTTTAGACGCACTTTTTAATACATACAAATTAAAGAAATCAGACGGTCTTGTCGACTACGGTTGTGGAAAAGGACGCGTTATGTTTTATGTACATAGTCGTTTTAATATTCCGGTAACTGGGGTTGAGATGAACGATCAACTCTGTCATAAGGCACTCACGAACATGACCCATTATTTACAAAAAACAAAAGGGAAAAGTCCTGCGATCCGTGTTACCCGTTGTAAAGCGGAGGAATACGCTGTGGATGAACGAGAAAACCGGTTTTACTTTTTCAATCCCTTTTCGACGGAGATTTTCATGAAGACAGTCAATAATATTTTAAAATCGGTAGAAGAACATCCCCGTGAAGTCGACATCATTCTTTATTATCCGATTCCGGAGTATGTTGAATACCTTGAAACAAGTACGCCATTCAACTTATACCGTGAAGTTCAAATCCCAGGACTTTATAAAATCAATAATGATGAACGATTTTTGATTTATCGGCATGGAATATAA
- a CDS encoding D-glycerate dehydrogenase produces the protein MKPKVFIAYPITRNVEDFIATYCEIHKWEGKGRVPTDTLLEKIAEVEGVYTSGSMTGPINEELLKHAPLLKVVSNVSVGYNNFDLAAMKSHHVIGTNTPNVLNETVADLAFGLLLATARRISELDHFVKEGSWTRTTDYVDLYGKDVHGTKLGIIGMGRIGEAIAKRAKFGFDMDIRYHNRNRNHEAEKAYAAEYCDLDSLLMTSDYVLLMTPLTKATFHLMGEKEFNLMKENAVFINVSRGQTVDEQALIEAVENNKIYGAGLDVFETEPVARDNPLLKFPNVVTVPHIGSATAKTEEAMAMRAAENLVAVLTGKEPIDPVVT, from the coding sequence ATGAAACCGAAAGTTTTTATTGCATATCCGATTACAAGAAATGTGGAAGATTTCATAGCAACGTACTGTGAGATTCATAAGTGGGAAGGGAAAGGAAGAGTCCCAACAGATACTTTGTTAGAAAAAATTGCGGAAGTTGAAGGGGTCTATACATCTGGTAGCATGACTGGGCCTATTAATGAAGAGTTATTAAAACATGCGCCGCTTTTAAAAGTCGTCAGCAATGTTTCGGTTGGTTACAATAACTTCGATTTGGCAGCGATGAAAAGCCACCACGTTATCGGAACAAACACCCCGAATGTATTGAATGAAACCGTCGCGGATTTGGCATTTGGCCTCCTATTGGCTACAGCAAGGCGAATTTCAGAATTAGACCATTTTGTGAAAGAAGGAAGTTGGACGCGGACAACCGATTATGTTGACCTTTATGGAAAGGACGTGCACGGTACAAAGCTGGGAATTATCGGGATGGGCAGAATCGGTGAAGCCATAGCCAAACGGGCTAAGTTCGGATTTGATATGGATATTCGGTATCATAATCGCAATAGAAACCATGAAGCTGAAAAGGCGTACGCTGCTGAGTATTGTGATTTGGATTCGCTATTAATGACATCGGATTATGTTTTGTTGATGACCCCCTTAACGAAGGCAACTTTTCATTTAATGGGAGAAAAAGAATTTAATTTAATGAAAGAAAACGCGGTTTTTATTAATGTATCACGCGGACAGACGGTCGATGAACAAGCGTTGATTGAGGCAGTGGAAAATAATAAGATCTACGGGGCTGGTTTAGATGTATTCGAAACGGAACCGGTAGCGCGCGACAATCCATTACTAAAGTTTCCAAATGTCGTTACAGTTCCACATATCGGTTCGGCAACAGCCAAAACAGAAGAAGCGATGGCAATGCGGGCAGCCGAAAACTTGGTCGCTGTTTTGACTGGAAAAGAGCCGATTGATCCGGTAGTTACTTAA
- a CDS encoding YjcZ family sporulation protein — protein sequence MSSKIEKEACNVGYGAGFTLIVVLFILLIIVGAAYIGNDVEGGYGCY from the coding sequence ATGTCTTCTAAAATTGAGAAGGAAGCTTGTAACGTAGGATACGGCGCGGGCTTTACGTTAATCGTTGTATTATTTATCCTGCTTATCATTGTTGGGGCAGCTTATATCGGAAATGATGTTGAAGGTGGGTATGGCTGTTACTAA
- a CDS encoding DUF5305 family protein encodes MKRIFSNLLNKKSKQMKIYLTGCLIIAATISISSSLKTKTITIQSNDNIAHLGTSYDYQATITPNILYPKGGTFDVGNTIFKKITTAIPAHLKSIINSDAEVSAAGTYEVQLVVKAGELWERVFPLTVQQSFELMGTEIPLIDTNFNIDLDEINSFITQVEEETNIRSDQYLFEVAPNINGTITYDGNEIPIPEQENLVFQSSYEEIILISDKAFTSTIPFTSSQIITNTFNFFGNALPLGPVRIISTIMSIIFLLPTIYLYANLVATRKSSLSTQVDNINKKYGDRIIPVSQKINSDDKTVITLQSFKSIIKIADEKELPIFHHRIHEDGSAVYFIADGDYLYNYETIKLTIAHSTEDIVDRDEAYAKG; translated from the coding sequence TTGAAGCGAATCTTTTCTAATCTATTAAATAAAAAAAGTAAACAAATGAAAATATATCTCACCGGATGCTTAATTATCGCGGCAACTATCTCAATCTCCTCGTCTTTAAAAACAAAGACTATCACCATTCAAAGCAATGACAATATAGCCCATTTAGGGACAAGTTATGATTACCAGGCGACAATCACGCCAAATATCCTTTATCCAAAAGGCGGAACATTCGATGTGGGTAATACGATATTTAAGAAAATCACGACTGCAATTCCTGCCCATCTCAAATCAATCATTAACTCAGACGCTGAAGTGAGCGCAGCTGGTACCTATGAGGTTCAATTAGTAGTGAAAGCAGGCGAATTATGGGAAAGAGTCTTCCCTTTAACAGTACAACAGTCCTTTGAATTAATGGGTACAGAAATACCTCTAATTGATACTAATTTTAACATTGACCTCGACGAAATTAATTCATTTATAACACAGGTAGAGGAAGAAACTAATATTAGATCAGACCAATACCTATTCGAAGTGGCGCCAAATATAAATGGAACGATTACCTATGATGGAAATGAAATACCAATTCCAGAACAGGAGAATTTAGTTTTCCAATCCTCCTATGAAGAGATTATTCTAATTAGCGATAAAGCATTCACATCTACAATTCCATTTACATCATCCCAGATCATAACGAACACTTTTAACTTTTTTGGAAATGCCCTGCCTTTGGGTCCAGTTAGAATAATCAGCACGATAATGTCGATTATCTTTCTACTCCCAACTATTTATCTATATGCGAATTTAGTAGCTACTCGAAAAAGTTCGCTTTCAACCCAAGTCGATAATATCAATAAAAAGTACGGCGATCGAATCATTCCTGTATCGCAAAAGATTAATTCCGATGATAAGACAGTCATCACGCTTCAATCATTTAAATCGATCATCAAAATTGCTGATGAAAAAGAACTGCCAATCTTTCACCATCGAATTCATGAAGACGGAAGCGCCGTGTATTTTATTGCGGATGGGGATTATTTGTACAACTATGAAACCATTAAATTGACGATAGCACATAGCACAGAAGATATTGTAGATAGAGATGAAGCCTATGCAAAAGGTTAA
- a CDS encoding response regulator transcription factor, with protein sequence MKVIIVDDHPLVRKGLNTILTLEGMDVVGEARNHQEAIELLKSKKADLALIDLRLGTESGLDLIAEALQLKLDCKFIVLTSSTDEADFKRAKEIGVDGYVLKEALPEELIHALSVIARGRKYYDPGVMDLLIDSRNPVKVDGQIEQLTPKEKEVLLELGMGHSNKEISQKLYITEYTVKKHVSQVLAKLNLADRTHAALYANVKGLVTYVVN encoded by the coding sequence ATGAAAGTTATCATCGTGGACGATCATCCGTTGGTTCGTAAAGGTCTAAATACAATACTTACTTTGGAAGGCATGGACGTAGTCGGTGAAGCTAGGAATCATCAAGAAGCAATCGAGCTTTTAAAATCTAAGAAAGCTGATTTGGCTTTGATAGATCTTCGGTTGGGTACTGAATCCGGTTTGGATTTAATCGCCGAAGCGCTTCAACTGAAACTGGATTGTAAATTCATTGTGCTCACCTCTTCTACTGACGAGGCGGACTTTAAACGCGCGAAAGAAATTGGGGTCGATGGGTATGTGTTAAAAGAAGCGTTGCCTGAAGAACTCATTCATGCGCTGAGCGTGATTGCCAGAGGACGAAAATATTATGATCCGGGCGTGATGGACTTGTTAATTGACTCGAGGAATCCCGTCAAAGTCGATGGTCAAATCGAACAGCTAACGCCAAAAGAAAAAGAGGTCCTTCTCGAATTGGGGATGGGTCATTCCAATAAAGAAATCTCGCAGAAACTGTATATTACGGAATACACCGTTAAAAAACATGTCAGTCAAGTGCTGGCGAAACTGAACCTAGCGGATCGGACACACGCTGCCTTATATGCCAATGTGAAAGGATTAGTCACATACGTAGTCAATTAA